One window from the genome of Candidatus Methylomirabilota bacterium encodes:
- a CDS encoding LptE family protein, with protein sequence MSRFLLGVVLLAALTVPAACGYSTKGNLPSHIRTVAVPTFKNSTHEPAVESTVTAAVVNAFTTSGKLRVVPVGQADSILEGEVVGYDVQSISVDRRINIRQYRLSVTLNIEFRDVKQGETLFRQHGLQEIADFNVPFEVSATISREEGAVRQAAQDIGRKVVNLVVDRF encoded by the coding sequence TTGAGCCGGTTCCTTCTCGGCGTCGTGCTCCTGGCCGCGCTGACGGTTCCCGCCGCCTGTGGGTACAGCACGAAGGGGAATCTCCCGTCGCACATCAGGACCGTCGCGGTGCCCACGTTCAAGAACAGCACGCACGAGCCCGCGGTCGAGAGCACGGTGACCGCCGCCGTGGTGAATGCCTTCACCACCAGCGGCAAGCTTCGCGTGGTCCCCGTCGGGCAGGCCGACTCCATTCTGGAGGGCGAGGTGGTGGGCTACGACGTGCAGTCCATCTCCGTAGACCGAAGGATCAACATCCGGCAGTACCGGCTCAGCGTCACCCTCAACATCGAGTTCCGCGACGTCAAGCAGGGCGAAACGCTGTTCCGTCAACACGGGCTGCAGGAGATCGCGGACTTCAACGTGCCCTTCGAGGTCTCCGCCACGATCAGCCGCGAGGAGGGAGCCGTTCGTCAGGCCGCTCAAGACATCGGCAGGAAGGTCGTGAACCTGGTGGTGGACCGCTTCTAG
- the holA gene encoding DNA polymerase III subunit delta produces MDYAGLLRAAEAGRTPAVVLVHGAEPVLLEDLVAAVTRALFPDPADAALSREAVDAREAGAEALVRSALTLPFLGGRRLVIARGVEALTAKAGEPLAEYVAAPNPTSVLLLLAGVELAAGHWLLRAVPASAVVELPRPVGRALVTWLRTRAGAQGYELSEDAAALLVELVGDDLTTLAGEVTKAALAGGPDNRRVTPREVRAVVGAHRLHHIFELTRAVAERDVGAAQTVLGALLTAGEEPLAVLGMLAREARSVWQAREWLREGRREDEVARLLRRPPPAAAAVVALARALRDGAAPRRLARCWEVERRLKLGGAPRPELALLIADLCAA; encoded by the coding sequence GTGGACTACGCGGGGCTTCTCCGCGCCGCCGAGGCGGGACGCACGCCGGCGGTGGTCTTGGTCCACGGCGCCGAGCCCGTCCTCCTCGAAGACCTGGTCGCCGCCGTCACCCGCGCCCTCTTTCCCGATCCTGCCGACGCGGCCCTGTCGCGCGAGGCGGTCGACGCGCGCGAGGCGGGCGCCGAGGCGCTGGTGCGCTCCGCGCTGACGCTACCCTTCCTCGGGGGACGCCGGCTCGTGATCGCGCGCGGGGTGGAGGCGCTCACCGCCAAGGCGGGGGAGCCGCTCGCCGAGTACGTGGCGGCGCCCAACCCGACTTCCGTGCTCCTGCTCCTGGCCGGAGTGGAGCTGGCCGCCGGGCACTGGCTCCTCCGCGCCGTCCCCGCGTCGGCGGTGGTCGAGCTGCCCCGGCCGGTGGGGCGGGCCCTCGTAACCTGGCTTCGGACGCGCGCGGGCGCCCAGGGCTACGAATTGAGCGAAGACGCCGCCGCGCTGCTCGTGGAGCTGGTGGGCGACGATCTCACGACCCTCGCCGGCGAGGTGACCAAGGCCGCGCTCGCGGGCGGGCCGGACAACCGCCGCGTCACGCCGCGCGAGGTGCGCGCGGTGGTCGGGGCGCACCGCCTGCACCACATCTTCGAGCTCACGCGCGCGGTGGCCGAGCGCGACGTGGGCGCGGCCCAGACCGTGCTGGGCGCGCTCCTCACCGCCGGCGAGGAGCCGCTCGCCGTGCTCGGGATGCTGGCGCGCGAGGCCCGCTCCGTCTGGCAGGCCCGCGAGTGGCTGCGCGAGGGGCGGCGCGAGGACGAGGTGGCGCGGCTCCTGCGCCGCCCGCCGCCCGCCGCGGCGGCGGTGGTGGCGCTCGCCCGCGCGCTCCGCGACGGCGCGGCGCCGCGACGCCTCGCGCGCTGCTGGGAAGTCGAGCGCCGCCTCAAGCTGGGCGGCGCGCCCCGGCCCGAGCTGGCTCTGCTCATCGCGGATTTGTGCGCCGCCTGA